A stretch of DNA from Candidatus Pseudomonas phytovorans:
AGTAGTCCAGGTCGTAGTTGTCGTAGCCAACTGACACGCTGGACACCACTTCCAGCTTGGCCGCGCCTTCGAGCTGGGCGCGGCCAAGTTTGCGGCCCACACCGATCAGGCCGTGGGCCTCGGGCAGGGCTTCGTTGAACTGGGCGTTGATGTCACCCAGCTTGGGGTTGGGCAGGATCACGTTGAAGTCTTGCTGCAGGCGCTCGGCCATGGCCGGGGTGATACGGCTGAAGGCCAGGACGGTCTTTTTCATCGGGCAACTTCTCTGCAAGGCGGTGGTGGTCAATGGTTAGCAACCTACCATTGTCCACCCCCGCAATGCAGCAGCTTTTTAGTTGGCTATCAGCACCTGATGGGTTCTCAGGTCCGCTTCATGGGCTGCAAGAATCTCCGGCAGCGAATTGCGCAGGTACTCGACCCAGGTCTTGATCTTGGCATCCAGGTACTGCCGTGACGGGTAGATGGCATACAGGTTCAGCTCTTGCAGCCGGTATTCGGGCAGCACCCGCACCAGGCTGCCGTCACGCAGGCCGTCGATGGCCGAATAAATCGGCAGCACGCCCACGCCCATGCCACTGCGGATTGCGGTCTTCATGGCATCGGCGGTGTTGACCATGAACGGCGAGCTGGTGATGTTGACCATCTCCTGGCCTTCCGGGCCGTCGAACAGCCACTTCTCCAGCGGGATCACCGGGCTGACCATGCGCAGGCAGGCGTGCTTGAGCAGGTCGACGGGCTTGTGCGCGTTGCCGTGGCGGGCGATGTAGGCGGGCGACGCGCAGACGATGCTGTAGGTGATGCCCAGGCGCTGAGAGACGAACCCCGAGTCGGGCAACTCGGTGGCCAGCACGATGGACACGTCATAGCCCTCGTCGAGCAGGTCGGGCACGCGGTTGGCCATGGTCAGGTCGAAGGTCACGTCCGGGTGCGATTCGCGGTAGCGGGCGATGGCATCGACCACAAAGTGCTGACCCACCCCGGTCATCGAGTGCACCTTCAACTGCCCGGCCGGGCGGGCATGGGCATCGCTGGCCTCGGCCTCGGCTTCTTCAACGTAGGTAAGAATCTGTTCGCAGCGCATCAGGTAGCGCTTGCCGGCTTCGGTCAGCGCAATGCGGCGGGTGGTACGGTTGAGCAGCCTTGTTTGCAGATGGGCTTCCAGGTTGGAGACCGCCCGCGACACGTTCGCGGTGGTTGTATCCAGTTGCGCCGCAGCAGCGGTAAAGCTGCCGAGCTGGGCTACGCAACTGAAAGCACGCATGTTTTGCAGGGTGTCCATGGGTCACTCTCAAGCTAGAGGACAAAATTGTGTCACGAAGTAACGATGAACAGATGAAAAGTTGTCTTCGACCAAAGGCGGATTATCGCTGTTTTGGTAACAAAGATTCGCAGGAATCTGCGCTTATCGCCAGTGCTGCAGCCCCCTAGAATTGCTCGGCCCCCTTACCTCTTCCTCGGGAAATCGCAGCTGTGCCGCGTCGCATCATCAGAACGCTCAATGCGTTCAGTGCCTGTGCCCTTGCCCTCACCTTGAGCGGCTGTATCGGAACCTGGGGCATTGCCCCGCAAAGCAAGACGCTGCAAGCCAATAGCCTGAGCACCGACGCGGCCATACGCGAAGCCGCGACCGACGCCCACTGGCCAGACCAGCAGTGGTGGCGTGCCTATGGCGACCCGCAGCTTGACCGCTGGATTACCCTGGCCGTGGCCGGTAGCCCAAGCCTGGCCATGGCCGCCGCGCGGGTGCGCGAAGCCAAGGCCATGGCCGGCGTGGTCGAGTCGGCAGAAAAGCTCCAGGTCAATGGCCAGGCCACGCTCAAGCGCCACAACTGGCCCGAAGACCAATTCTACGGCCCAGGTGCGTTGTCCGGCGCCAACACGTGGGACAACAATGCCGCGTTCGGCTTCAGCTACGCCCTCGACCTTTGGGGCCGCGAGCGCAATGCCAGCGAACAGGCCGTGGACCAGGCGCACATGCGCGTGGCCGAAGCCCGCCAGGCGCAGCTGGAGCTGCAGAACAACGTGGTACGTGCCTACATTCAGCTGAGCCTGCACTTTACCCAGCGCGATATCGTCAAGGCCGAGCTGGAGCAACAAACGCAGATCCTGGCCTTGGCCAAGCGCCGCCTGGATGCCGGCATCGGCACCCATTTCGAAGTCAGCCAGGCCGAGGCGCCACTGCCGGAAACCCACCGCCAGCTCGACAGCTTGGACGAAGACATTGCCCTGACCCGCAACCAACTGGCTGCACTGGCCGGCAAGGGCCCGGGGGAAGGCGCGCAATTGCAGCGCCCGGCCCTGGCCTTGGCCGCACCGCTGAAACTGCCATCGAACCTGCCCGCCGAACTGGTCGGCCAGCGCCCCGACGTGGTCGCCAGCCGCTGGCAGGTGGCTGCACAGGCGCGTGGCATCGACGTCGCCCATGCCGGCTTCTTCCCCAACGTCGACCTGGTCGGCAGCCTGGGCTTCATGGCCACCGGTGGCGGCCCGCTGGAGTTCCTGACCGGGCGCAAGTTCAACTACAACGTCGGCCCGGCCATCAGCTTGCCGATTTTCGACGGTGGCCGCCTGCGCTCGCAGCTGGGCGAGGCTTCGGCTGGCTACGATGTGGCCGTGGCCCGCTACAACCAGACCGTTGTAGGCGCGCTGAAGAACATCTCCGACCAGTTGATCCGCCGCGCGTCGATGAAAGAACAGTCGCACTTCGCCGCCGAGTCGGTGGCTGCGGCGCAGAAAACCTACGACATCGCCAGGGTCGCCTTCCAGCGCGGCCTTACCGACTACCTGAACGTGCTCAACGCGCAGACCTTGCTGTTCCGCCAGCAGCGGGTGCAGCAACAGGTGCAGGCCGCCCGCCTGATCGCCCATGCCGAGCTGGTCACTGCCTTGGGTGGCGGCCTGCAGGCCGGTCAGGATGTGCCAGAAGAGCAACGCCAGGCAGCGCCGAAAACCCCGGCCACCCTGGCCATTTTCGACAAGAAGCCGGACAACGCCGAATGAGCACTTCCAGTTTGCCCGTGCGCTGGCTGCAAAGCCTGGAATGGCGCCGGGGCTTCTTTGCCTGGGCGCGCACCGACGGGGTGACGTGGGTGTACATCTTCAAGGTGCTGGCCGCCGCGTTCATCACGCTATGGCTGGCCATGCGCCTGGAGCTGCCACAGCCGCGCACTGCGATGATCACTGTGTTCATCGTCATGCAGCCGCAAAGCGGGCATGTGTTCGCCAAGAGCTTCTACCGGGTGCTCGGCACCCTGGCCGGCTCGGCGATGATGGTGGCGCTGATTGCCATCTTCCCGCAGAACACTGAACTGTTCCTGCCCAGCCTGGCGCTGTGGGTCGGCCTGTGCTCGGCCGGTGCCATGCGCTATCGCACCTTCCGCGCCTACGGCTTTGTGCTGGCCGGCTACACCGCTGCGATGATCGGCCTGCCAGTACTGCAGCACCCCGACCAGGCGTTCATGGCGGCGGTATGGCGGGTGTTGGAGATTGCCCTGGGGATTCTGGTGTCGACTTTTGTCAGTGCCGCAATCCTGCCGCAGTCGGCCAGTGCTGCCATGCGCAACGCCTTGTACCAGCGCTTTGGCGTGTTCGCCGGGGTGGTGGTCGAGGCCCTGCGTGGTGACAGCCAGAAGGACCGTTTCGAGAGCAGCAACGTGCGCTTCGTTGCCGAGGCCGTGGGGCTGGAGAGCCTGCGTAACGTCACCGCCTTCGAAGACCCGCACATGCGCCGGCGCAGTGGCCGGCTGGTGCGGATGAACAGCGAGTTCATGGCCATCACCACGCGCTTCAATGCCTTGCACCGCTTGCTCGAACGGCTGCGTGCCCGTGGCCCGCTGCAGATCGTCAGTGCCATCGAGCCTGGCCTGAATACCCTGGTGGAGCTGCTGCAGCCTTACGTGGGCCGTGCGTTGACCGACGCCGATGCACTGCGCCTGACCCTGGAGCTGGCCGCCTACAAGGAAGGCCTGCAAGCCCAGGTGCGTGGACTGCGCGCCGAGTATCAGGCAACCGAGCCCAGCGAGTCTGATCTGCTCGATTTCCACACCGCATTCGAACTGCTGTACCGCTTCGTTGACGAGATGTATAGCTACGCCGAAACCCACGCCTCGCTGGCTGCGCACAAGCACGAACGCGAGCAGTGGGACGAGCCTTACGTGGCGCAGACCAGCTGGCTGGTGTCACTGGCGGCGGGTGTGCGCGCTTCGGCAGTACTGTTGCTGCTGGGCAGCTACTGGCTGCTGAGCGACTGGCCCAGCGGCGCCATGATGACCCTGATCGCCACCGTCACCGTGGGCCTTTCTGCAGCTTCGCCGAACCCCAAACGTATGGCGTTCCAGATGGCTTGCGGCACGGCCATCGGCGCCTTTGTCGGCTTCTTCGAAACCTTCTTCGTGTTCCCCTGGATCGACGGTTTCCCGCTGCTGTGCATGGTGCTGGCGCCGGTATTCGTGCTCGGCGCGTTTCTTTCGTCACGCCCGGCCTATGCCGGTTATGGGATCGGCCTGCTGGTGTTCTTCGCGATTGGCTCGGTGCCGAACAACCTCACCGTGTATGACCCGTATACCTTCATCAACGACTACATCGGCATGGTCATCGGCATGTTTGTCTGCGCCGCTGCCGGGGCGATTATCCTGCCGCCCAACAGCCGCTGGTTGTGGAGCCGCCTGGAGCAGGAGTTGCGCGAGCAGGTGCTGTTTGCCATCAGCGGCCGCCTGCGTGGCATCGGTACCGCCTTCGAAAGCCGCACCCGCGATCTGCTGCACCAGGCCTATGGCCTGGCGGCCGGCAAGCCACAGGTGCAAAGCCAGTTGATGGGCTGGATGTTCACCGTGCTGGAAATCGGCCATGCGGTCATCGAGTTGCGCAAGGAGCAGGCCCGCGCACCGGTGCACCCGGCCTATGCCGAGTCTCAGCCATGGCGCCAGGCCATCCGCGTAATGGGCCGTGCCCTTGCGCGGCTGTTCCTGCAGCCCAGCGCCAGCAATCACGAACGCGCGCTGGTGGCGGTGGACCACGCCATCGCCCGCGTACAGGCCACCGACGAGCCCTTCGCGCGGCACTTCGACACCTCGGTGCTACGCCGTTCGCAAAGTTACCTGCATTTCATCCGTTCTTCCCTGCTGGACCCACTGTCGCCGCTGGTACCGGCGAAAGGACTGCACGATGCTCCGTGAAAGCATGCCCCGTGAAATCGCCTTCCATGGCGTGTACATGCCCACCATGACCTTGATGTTCCTGTTCGCCCTGGGCCTGGCCTGGGGCCTGGACCGGTTCATCGCCAGCCATGATGGCTACCGCTTCTTCTGGCACCCGGCGCTGCTGCGCCTGAGCCTGTTCGTCTGCCTGTTCGGCGCCATGGCGCTTACTGTCTACTGGTGAGAAACCTTCGATGAAAAAGTTCTTCAGCCTGATCGCCACCCTGTTGGTGCTGGTCGCTGCCGTGGCCATCGGCCGCCAGTTGTGGCTGCACTACATGACCACCCCGTGGACCCGCGACGGCCGCGTGCGTGCCGACATCATCAACGTCGCCGCCGACGTGCCTGGCTACGTGGTGGGCGTGCCGGTCAAGGACAACCAGCGGGTGAAGAAGGGCGACCTGCTGATCCAGATCGACCCCGAGCACTACCAGTTGGCGGTCGACCAGGCCAAGGCGCTGGTTGCTTCGCGCAAGGCTACCTGGGAGATGCGCAAGGTCAACGCCAAGCGCCGTGCCGACATGGACAACCTGGTCATCTCCAGGGAAAACCGCGACGACGCCAGCAACATCGCCAACTCTGCCCAGGCTGACTACCAGCAAGCCCTTGCCGAACTGGCGGCCGCCGAGTTGAACCTCACACGCACCCACATCGTGGCCACGGTGGACGGCTACGTGACCAACCTGAACATTCACAAGGGCGATTATGCGCGGACTGGTGAAGCAGTGATGGCCGTGGTCGACGAGAACTCGTTTTGGGTGTACGGGTTCTTCGAAGAGACCAAGCTGCCGCATGTGAAGGTAGGTGACCAGGCCGAGCTGCAGATGATGAGCGGCGAGCGCATCAAAGGGCATGTGGAGAGCATTGCCCGCGGCATCTACGACCGCGACAACCCACAGAGCCGCGAGCTGATTGCCGATGTGAACCCGACGTTCAACTGGGTGCGCCTGGCGCAGCGGGTGCCGGTGCGGATTCACATCGATGAGGTGCCGGACGGGTTTTTGCTGGCGGCGGGGACGACTTGTACGGTGGTGGTGAAGCCGGGTAAGCCTTGAGATGAGTATCGCAAGTGCAATCGAGCGCCGCCCGCGCGGCGCATCGCGAGCTACGCTCGCTCCCACGTTTGTTTCGGGCCAGTAACTCCTGTGACAGGCGTGCGCGACCGCCTGGTTGGTACGACTCGATATCGAGCCGAGCACCAAAGGGTTCGCGCGAAAACTCCCCAGGAATAATTGGCCCGAAACAAACGTGGGAGCGAGCGCAGCTCGCGATGCGCCGCGCGGGCGGCGCTCGATTACCCAGGCGATACACTTCTAAAGTCAAGCCTTCGCCGCCCCCACCAACACCGGCACCTCAACCCGATCAATCACCTTCGCGCTAATCGACGGATCCAGCAACCGCCCCAATCTCGACAGGTGGCGGTGGCCCATGATGATCAGCTCGCAGTTCAGCTCATGCGCCTTGGCCACGATAGCCTCGACCGGCTGCCCGGCCACCATGCAGCCCTGGCTGGCGAAGCCGGCTTGCTGCAACGCGCGCACCGCCTCGGCTACGGCGTGGTCGGCATGTTGTTGTTCCTCGCAGGCTGCGGGGTATTCGTCCAGTTCCTCGGCGGTGTAGGGCGCGGGTTGCTCGTGCACGGCGAAGGTGGAATCGATGGCCAGCAGCACGTGCAGTTCGTGTTCGCCAGGGCGGCAGTAGCGGCGGGCGAGGGTGAGCAGGGCGGTGGAGCCGGGGGAGGCGTCGATGGCGATCAGGACGGGGCTGGGCATGCGGGATCCTTTATGAATTGGGGTTGTCTGGCCCGGCCTCTTCGCGGGTGAACCCGCTCCCACAGGGTTGGCACAGTCTCCAGAAGCTGCCCAGTACCTGTGGGAGCGGGTTCACCCGCGAAGAGGCCAGACCTGCCATGTACCATTCTTGGCCCAGACTACCCCTCGAATAAATGCCCCACCACGCACGAGCGCATTGCGTCTGATGCAATCCTTCAACCTGCTACCATCGCCATTCCCCACCGCTGTAACGGAAAACGGCCATGCAACTCCCGGACATGAACCTGCTCATTGCCCTCGATGTCTTGCTCGATGAAGGCAGTGTGGTGGGCGCAGCGCAGCGCATGAACCTGAGCCCGGCAGCCATGAGCCGCACCTTGGGGCGTATCCGCGACGCATTGGGCGACCCGATCCTGGTGCGCGCCGGCCGTGGCCTGGTGCCCACGCCACGGGCATTGGCCCTGCGCGAGCAGGTGCACGGCCTGGTGGAGCAGGCCGGGCAGGTGTTCCGTAGCCGGGATGATGTGGACCTGGTGAACCTGACCCGCGCGTTCAATATTCGCACCAACGATTTGTTCATCGCCCTGTACGGTGCCCAGCTGCTGCGCATGATGCTGGCCCAGGCGCCGCGCACGGTGCTGCGTTTTGTGCCGGAGGGCAGTGGCGACGATGATGCTGTGCTGCGCAACGGGCAAATCGACCTGATCATCAGTTCAGCCGTTGAGCTGGGCCCGGAGATAAAGGTCCAGAGTCTGTTTAATACCTACTTCGTAGGACTGGCCCGGGAAGGGCACCCGATCTTCGATGCACCTATTACCCCACAGCGCTTCGCCAACTACCCGCAGATCAGTGTGTCCCGGCGCGGCCGTGCCAATGGGCCGATCGATGTGGCGCTGGCCGCTCACAAGGTGGAGCGGCGGGTCGCACTGATCACCACGAGCTTCCATTCCGCCATGTTCTCGTTGCCCGATTCGGACCTGATCCTGCCGATTCCGGCCAATATCCTTAACAGTGTGAACCGGCTGAAACTGCCATTGCGGTCGTTCGAAATCCCCGTGCCACTTGAAAAAGTGAACGTCAAACAGGCGTGGCACCCGCGTTTTGACAACGACCCGGCACACCGCTGGCTGCGTCAGACACTTAAAGCTTGCGGCAGCATGGACCCGTGATACCGGGTTGGCTTCTTCGCGGGCATGCCCGTTCCCACAGGAATGACACAGGTCTTGCGAGCAGTGGTGTACCTGTGGGAGCGGGCGTGCCCGCGAGGCAGGCGACTCGATTTTGAAGTGGATTGCGTCTGACGCAACATAACACTACCGAGAATTCAGTTTTCGTCAGCATTCGACCTTCTTAGACTTGCTCCAGTCGTAATTTTGTTGCTGGAGATGTCTACCCATGAGTTCCCTGACCGCCCCCTCTGCCGCAATTGCCGCCGCCCCCGCGCCGGCTGCCCCTGCGCAGACGGCGTTTGGCCTGCAGGTGGTAGTGGGGTTGTTCGGTGTGTTGTTGGCCGTGCTCTGTGCGGGCCTGAACGAGTCGGTGACCAAGATTTCCCTGGCCGATATTCGTGGGGCCATGGGCATCGGTGCCGACGAAGGTGCCTGGCTGCTGGCGGTGTACAGCGCTGCTTCGGTGTCGGCCATGGCCTTTGCGCCGTGGCTGGCCACTACCTTCTCGCTACGGCGCTTCACCATGAGCGCCATTGGCCTGTTCGCTGTGCTCGGCTTGCTGCAACCGTTCGCCCCCAACCTGCACAGTCTGATGCTGCTGCGCGTGCTGCAAGGTTTCGCCTCTGGCGCTTTGCCACCGATGCTGATGAGCGTGGCCCTGCGCTTCCTGCCCCCGGGCATCAAGGTTTACGGCCTGGCCTGCTATGCCCTGACCGCCACCTTCGGCCCCAACCTGGGCACGCCACTGGCCGGGCTGTGGACCGAATACGTCGGTTGGCAATGGGCGTTCTGGCAGATCATTCTGCCGTCGGCGCTGGCTATCTTCTGCGTGGGCTGGGGCCTGCCGCAAGATCCGCTGCGCCTGGAGCGTTTCAAACAGTTCGACTGGCGCGGTGTATTGCTTGGCCTGCCCGCCATCAGCTGCATCGTTCTGGGCCTCTCGCTGGGTGACCGCTGGGGCTGGTTCGATTCGCCGCTGATCTGCTGGCTGCTTGGTGGTGGCCTGCTGTTGCTGGTGCTGTTCATGTACAACGAGTGGTCCGAGCCGTTGCCGTTCTTCCAGTTGCGTATGCTGTCGCGGCGCAACCTGAGTTTCGCCCTGGTGACCCTGGCCGGCGTGCTCATCGTGTTGTCCGGCGTGGGCAGCATTCCCTCGGCCTACCTGGCGCAGATCCAGGGCTACCGCCCGGCACAGACCAGCCCGCTGATGATGCTGGTGGCCATGCCGCAGTTGATCGCCCTGCCGCTGACGGCAGCACTGTGCAACATCCGCGCGGTGGACTGCCGCTGGGTGCTGGGCATTGGCCTGGCGATGCTGGCGGTGTCCTGTGTCGGCAGCAGCTTGCTGACCAGCGAGTGGATCCGTGGCGACTTCTACCCGTTCTACCTGCTGCAGGTGTTCGGCCAGCCGATGGCGGTGCTGCCGCTGCTGATGCTTTCTACCAACGGCATGACGCCGCAGGAAGGCCCGTTCGCCTCCAGCTGGTTCAACACCGTGAAAGGCCTGGCCGCAGTGATCGCTGGTGGTCTGCTGGATGCCCTTGGCACCCTGCGCCGGCATTTTCATTCCAACCACCTGGTGGACAGCCTGGGCAACGCCCCGCTGATCGACGGCAACAGCGCAGGCCTTGCCAAGCGCATTCACGACCAGGCGCTGGTACTGACCTCCGCCGACCTCTACCTGGTCCTGGCCTGCATCGCCGTGGCCCTGATCTGCCTGATTCCTTTCGTGCCGACCCGGGTCTATCCGCCGCGTGCGGTGGCCTGAACCCTGGATGAATTCGAGACCCCCTGAAATGACCAACAACCGCAAAACCCTGTTCATCGGCTCGGTGCTGGCCGTGGCCGTTCTGGCTGCCATCGTCGGCCCCTGGATGTTCGGCAGCGACCACCGCCAGAGCACCAATGACGCCTACGTGAATGCCGACTACACCGTGGTCGCGCCCAAGGTGGCCGGCTTTATCAAGGAAGTGCTGGTGGAGGACAACCAGCAGGTCACTGCCGGCCAGTTGTTGGCGACCATTGATGCCCGGGATTACCAGGCCGCCCTGGATGCCGCGCAGGCGCAGTTGCTGGTGGCCCAGGCGCAAAGCGCCGATGCCCGCGCCACCCTCGAACGCCAGGGCGCATTGATTGCCCAGGCCGAGGCGGCCGTAAAAGCAGCCCAGGCTGAAACTGCATTTGCCGACCACGAGGTCAACCGCTACAGCCGCC
This window harbors:
- a CDS encoding LysR family transcriptional regulator; this encodes MQLPDMNLLIALDVLLDEGSVVGAAQRMNLSPAAMSRTLGRIRDALGDPILVRAGRGLVPTPRALALREQVHGLVEQAGQVFRSRDDVDLVNLTRAFNIRTNDLFIALYGAQLLRMMLAQAPRTVLRFVPEGSGDDDAVLRNGQIDLIISSAVELGPEIKVQSLFNTYFVGLAREGHPIFDAPITPQRFANYPQISVSRRGRANGPIDVALAAHKVERRVALITTSFHSAMFSLPDSDLILPIPANILNSVNRLKLPLRSFEIPVPLEKVNVKQAWHPRFDNDPAHRWLRQTLKACGSMDP
- a CDS encoding FUSC family protein yields the protein MSTSSLPVRWLQSLEWRRGFFAWARTDGVTWVYIFKVLAAAFITLWLAMRLELPQPRTAMITVFIVMQPQSGHVFAKSFYRVLGTLAGSAMMVALIAIFPQNTELFLPSLALWVGLCSAGAMRYRTFRAYGFVLAGYTAAMIGLPVLQHPDQAFMAAVWRVLEIALGILVSTFVSAAILPQSASAAMRNALYQRFGVFAGVVVEALRGDSQKDRFESSNVRFVAEAVGLESLRNVTAFEDPHMRRRSGRLVRMNSEFMAITTRFNALHRLLERLRARGPLQIVSAIEPGLNTLVELLQPYVGRALTDADALRLTLELAAYKEGLQAQVRGLRAEYQATEPSESDLLDFHTAFELLYRFVDEMYSYAETHASLAAHKHEREQWDEPYVAQTSWLVSLAAGVRASAVLLLLGSYWLLSDWPSGAMMTLIATVTVGLSAASPNPKRMAFQMACGTAIGAFVGFFETFFVFPWIDGFPLLCMVLAPVFVLGAFLSSRPAYAGYGIGLLVFFAIGSVPNNLTVYDPYTFINDYIGMVIGMFVCAAAGAIILPPNSRWLWSRLEQELREQVLFAISGRLRGIGTAFESRTRDLLHQAYGLAAGKPQVQSQLMGWMFTVLEIGHAVIELRKEQARAPVHPAYAESQPWRQAIRVMGRALARLFLQPSASNHERALVAVDHAIARVQATDEPFARHFDTSVLRRSQSYLHFIRSSLLDPLSPLVPAKGLHDAP
- a CDS encoding LysR family transcriptional regulator — translated: MDTLQNMRAFSCVAQLGSFTAAAAQLDTTTANVSRAVSNLEAHLQTRLLNRTTRRIALTEAGKRYLMRCEQILTYVEEAEAEASDAHARPAGQLKVHSMTGVGQHFVVDAIARYRESHPDVTFDLTMANRVPDLLDEGYDVSIVLATELPDSGFVSQRLGITYSIVCASPAYIARHGNAHKPVDLLKHACLRMVSPVIPLEKWLFDGPEGQEMVNITSSPFMVNTADAMKTAIRSGMGVGVLPIYSAIDGLRDGSLVRVLPEYRLQELNLYAIYPSRQYLDAKIKTWVEYLRNSLPEILAAHEADLRTHQVLIAN
- a CDS encoding efflux transporter outer membrane subunit, whose protein sequence is MPRRIIRTLNAFSACALALTLSGCIGTWGIAPQSKTLQANSLSTDAAIREAATDAHWPDQQWWRAYGDPQLDRWITLAVAGSPSLAMAAARVREAKAMAGVVESAEKLQVNGQATLKRHNWPEDQFYGPGALSGANTWDNNAAFGFSYALDLWGRERNASEQAVDQAHMRVAEARQAQLELQNNVVRAYIQLSLHFTQRDIVKAELEQQTQILALAKRRLDAGIGTHFEVSQAEAPLPETHRQLDSLDEDIALTRNQLAALAGKGPGEGAQLQRPALALAAPLKLPSNLPAELVGQRPDVVASRWQVAAQARGIDVAHAGFFPNVDLVGSLGFMATGGGPLEFLTGRKFNYNVGPAISLPIFDGGRLRSQLGEASAGYDVAVARYNQTVVGALKNISDQLIRRASMKEQSHFAAESVAAAQKTYDIARVAFQRGLTDYLNVLNAQTLLFRQQRVQQQVQAARLIAHAELVTALGGGLQAGQDVPEEQRQAAPKTPATLAIFDKKPDNAE
- a CDS encoding DUF1656 domain-containing protein, with amino-acid sequence MPREIAFHGVYMPTMTLMFLFALGLAWGLDRFIASHDGYRFFWHPALLRLSLFVCLFGAMALTVYW
- a CDS encoding HlyD family secretion protein; the encoded protein is MKKFFSLIATLLVLVAAVAIGRQLWLHYMTTPWTRDGRVRADIINVAADVPGYVVGVPVKDNQRVKKGDLLIQIDPEHYQLAVDQAKALVASRKATWEMRKVNAKRRADMDNLVISRENRDDASNIANSAQADYQQALAELAAAELNLTRTHIVATVDGYVTNLNIHKGDYARTGEAVMAVVDENSFWVYGFFEETKLPHVKVGDQAELQMMSGERIKGHVESIARGIYDRDNPQSRELIADVNPTFNWVRLAQRVPVRIHIDEVPDGFLLAAGTTCTVVVKPGKP
- a CDS encoding MFS transporter produces the protein MSSLTAPSAAIAAAPAPAAPAQTAFGLQVVVGLFGVLLAVLCAGLNESVTKISLADIRGAMGIGADEGAWLLAVYSAASVSAMAFAPWLATTFSLRRFTMSAIGLFAVLGLLQPFAPNLHSLMLLRVLQGFASGALPPMLMSVALRFLPPGIKVYGLACYALTATFGPNLGTPLAGLWTEYVGWQWAFWQIILPSALAIFCVGWGLPQDPLRLERFKQFDWRGVLLGLPAISCIVLGLSLGDRWGWFDSPLICWLLGGGLLLLVLFMYNEWSEPLPFFQLRMLSRRNLSFALVTLAGVLIVLSGVGSIPSAYLAQIQGYRPAQTSPLMMLVAMPQLIALPLTAALCNIRAVDCRWVLGIGLAMLAVSCVGSSLLTSEWIRGDFYPFYLLQVFGQPMAVLPLLMLSTNGMTPQEGPFASSWFNTVKGLAAVIAGGLLDALGTLRRHFHSNHLVDSLGNAPLIDGNSAGLAKRIHDQALVLTSADLYLVLACIAVALICLIPFVPTRVYPPRAVA
- a CDS encoding universal stress protein, encoding MPSPVLIAIDASPGSTALLTLARRYCRPGEHELHVLLAIDSTFAVHEQPAPYTAEELDEYPAACEEQQHADHAVAEAVRALQQAGFASQGCMVAGQPVEAIVAKAHELNCELIIMGHRHLSRLGRLLDPSISAKVIDRVEVPVLVGAAKA